In Desulfuromonadales bacterium, the genomic stretch TATGCCTTCCCGTCCGGGGGAGAGCACAGGTGACAGCACTCCCTGGTATGCTGCAATGCGAGATTTTATCCGCGGCTACTGTGATGAGAGATTCGGGGATAAATGGCATGTCTCGGCAGAATACTCGTTGCTTTTGCACGCAGGCACAACTGTCACGCCACGACAGATTGTGGTCCATTCGCCACTTGGGAAAAATGGCCTTTTGAAACTACCGGACGGTTGTTCAATCCTTGATTACATGGCCAAGGATTTTGCGCCCGCTGCCAAAATACGAGTAGTCGATGGAATCAGAGCTCTTGACCTGCCTTTAGCGCTCATCCGCGTGCCGGAGGCCTTTTTCGTGAATTTTGCCCAGGATGCGCAAATTGCACTGCATCAACTCCGCGATTCATCAGAACTCAACCGTGAACTGCTCGAAGGCGGCCACAGCACGGTCGCCGGACGTCTTGCCGGTGCATTGCGGGCCTCTGGTCGCAAGAATTTGGCGGACGATGTTCTGGCGACCATGAGGGCGGCAGGATTTGTGGTGAACGAAACAAATCCTTTTCGCGTTACACCCCGGTCTCTGCAGTTCAGCAGGCCGCAATCACCATACGTTCTCCGTATGCGGTTGATGTGGCAATCCATGCGGGAAGATGTAATCGCCTGCTTCCCACCGGAGCCCGGCATCCCCGTAGATATCGATGAATATATGGAGGCTGTTGAGGAAAATTACCAGACCGATGCCTATCACTCTCTCTCGATTGAGGGATACCGCGTCACTGCCGAGCTTATTCAGAGGGTTGCCACTGGAAACTGGAGTCCTGATGAGAATGCTTCTGACGCGGAAGCTAAAAACGCCATGACCGCACATGGCTACTGGCTTGCGCACAATGAGGTCAAGTCAACGATCAGAAGCATCCTAACGGGGGCAAACCCGGGAGCGGCATTCTGCGCGGATCACGGCTCATGGTATCGCAAGCTTTTCTCGCCCACCGTCGAGGCCGGTTTCCTCAAGCCGGCGGATCTGGCTGGCTATCGAGCAGACAAGGTATTTATCCGGAACGCCTCCCATGTTCCGCCTTCTCAGGAGGCGGTCCGTGACATGATGCCGGAACTGTGCGCCCTGCTGGAGGCTGAACCCAGCGCAGCCGTACGCGCTGTTCTGGGCCATTTTATGTTTGTTTACATCCATCCGTATTTTGATGGAAACGGCAGATTGGGTCGGTTCCTGATGAATGCCATGCTGGCGTCTGGCGGATATCCGTGGACGGTTATTCGGATCGAACAGCGAGCTGATTATATGAAAGCCCTCGAATCGGCGAGCTCACAGGGCGAAATAAAGGCTTTCGCGGAACTTATTGCCAATTCGATGAAGGCCCCCCGGCCTTCCGGGTCCCTGCGCTCCTGGTAACGCACTA encodes the following:
- a CDS encoding Fic family protein is translated as MNVVATPAQRKLADALNVLKKLQDGGKTAIKSSDLTRVQRESLVSNGFLRLIVKGWYMPSRPGESTGDSTPWYAAMRDFIRGYCDERFGDKWHVSAEYSLLLHAGTTVTPRQIVVHSPLGKNGLLKLPDGCSILDYMAKDFAPAAKIRVVDGIRALDLPLALIRVPEAFFVNFAQDAQIALHQLRDSSELNRELLEGGHSTVAGRLAGALRASGRKNLADDVLATMRAAGFVVNETNPFRVTPRSLQFSRPQSPYVLRMRLMWQSMREDVIACFPPEPGIPVDIDEYMEAVEENYQTDAYHSLSIEGYRVTAELIQRVATGNWSPDENASDAEAKNAMTAHGYWLAHNEVKSTIRSILTGANPGAAFCADHGSWYRKLFSPTVEAGFLKPADLAGYRADKVFIRNASHVPPSQEAVRDMMPELCALLEAEPSAAVRAVLGHFMFVYIHPYFDGNGRLGRFLMNAMLASGGYPWTVIRIEQRADYMKALESASSQGEIKAFAELIANSMKAPRPSGSLRSW